In a genomic window of Candidatus Hydrogenedentota bacterium:
- a CDS encoding prepilin-type N-terminal cleavage/methylation domain-containing protein, whose translation MKRKGFTLIELLVVIAIIGILAAILLPALARAREAARRKSCQNNLKQWGTIFKLYADEQKDYFPPLQVTNRNTVGWPDLPPIGGDTPALEIAAAPLVSAWYP comes from the coding sequence ATGAAACGAAAAGGTTTTACACTGATTGAATTGCTAGTAGTCATCGCAATTATCGGAATTTTGGCAGCCATCCTGTTACCGGCATTGGCACGTGCCCGCGAAGCGGCACGCCGCAAATCCTGCCAAAACAATTTGAAACAATGGGGAACGATTTTTAAACTTTATGCCGATGAGCAAAAAGACTATTTCCCGCCCTTGCAGGTAACCAACAGGAACACTGTGGGCTGGCCCGATTTGCCGCCGATCGGCGGTGATACTCCCGCCCTTGAAATAGCGGCTGCTCCCTTGGTGTCCGCTTGGTATCCGA